The Klebsiella africana sequence GATCATCGCCACCAGCTTCCTGACCCGCGACGACGCTAACTTCGTCAAGCTGGTCTTCACGCTGGACAACTACTCGCGGCTGCTGGATCCGCTCTATTATGACGTGCTGCTGCATTCGCTGAACATGGCGCTGCTGGCGACCCTCGCCTGCCTGGCGCTGGGCTATCCGTTTGCGTGGTTCCTTGCCCGGCTGCCGCAGAAGGTACGGCCCCTGCTGTTGTTCCTGCTGATCGTCCCTTTTTGGACCAACTCGTTGATCCGCATCTACGGGCTGAAGATTTTCCTCAGCACTAAAGGTTACCTGAACGAGTTTCTGCTGTGGCTGGGGGTGATCGACACCCCGATACGCATTATGTTCACCCCCTCGGCGGTGATCATCGGCCTGGTGTACATCCTGCTGCCGTTTATGGTGATGCCGCTCTACTCCAGCATTGAGAAACTGGATCGCCCGCTGCTGGAAGCGGCGAAAGATCTCGGCGCCAGCAAGCTGCAGACCTTTATCCGCATCATCATTCCGCTGACCATGCCGGGGATCATCGCCGGCTGTCTGCTGGTAATGCTGCCGGCAATGGGGCTGTTCTACGTTTCCGACCTGATGGGCGGCGCCAAGAACCTGCTGATCGGCAATGTGATCAAAAGCCAGTTCCTCAATATCCGCGACTGGCCGTTCGGCGCGGCAACCAGCATTACCTTAACCCTGGTGATGGGCCTGATGCTGTTGATTTACTGGCGCGCGGCGCGCCTGCTGAATAAAAAGGTGGAGCTGGAATGATCGGTCGACTGCTGCGCGGCGGCTTTATGACCGCCATCTATGCGTATCTTTACATCCCTATTATTATTCTGATCGTTAACTCGTTTAACCGGTCGCGCTTCGGCATCAACTGGCAGGGGTTCACTACCGACTGGTATAGCCTGCTGATGAACAACGATAGCCTGCTGCAGGCCGCCCAGCACTCGCTGACCATGGCGGTGCTGTCGGCGACCTTCGCCACCCTTATCGGCTCGCTGACCGCCGTGGCGCTGTACCGTTACCGCTTTCGCGGCAAACCGTTCGTTAGCGGCATGCTATTCGTAGTGATGATGTCGCCGGATATCGTAATGGCTATCTCCCTGCTGGTGCTGTTTATGCTGATCGGTATTCAGCTGGGCTTCTGGTCGCTGCTGTTTTCGCATATCACCTTCTGCCTGCCCTTCGTGGTGGTTACCGTGTTCTCCCGGCTGAAAGGCTTTGATGTACGCATGCTGGAAGCGGCGAAAGATCTCGGCGCCAGTGAGATGACCATCCTGCGCAAAATTATCCTGCCGCTGGCCCTGCCGGCGGTAGCCGCTGGGTGGCTGCTGAGCTTCACGTTGTCGATGGATGACGTGGTGGTTTCCTCGTTCGTCACCGGTCCGGGGTATGAAATTCTGCCACTGAAGATCTATTCAATGGTCAAGGTTGGCGTTTCGCCCGAGGTGAACGCCCTGGCCACGATTCTGTTGGTTCTGTCGCTGGTGATGGTCATCGCCAGTCAGTTAATTGCACGTGATAAAACTCAGGGGACGTTAAAATGAAAAAATGGTCACGCCACCTGCTCGCGGCGGGCGCTCTGGCAATCGGCATGGGCGCTGCGCACGCGGACGATAGCAAAACGCTCTATTTCTATAACTGGACCGAGTATGTGCCGCCGGGCCTGCTGGAGCAGTTCACCAAAGAGACCGGCATCAAGGTTATCTATTCGACCTACGAGTCGAACGAAACCATGTACGCCAAGCTCAAGACCTATAAAGACGGCGCGTACGATCTGGTCGTCCCGTCGACCTACTTTGTCGACAAGATGCGCAAAGAAGGCATGCTGCAAAAGATTGATAAGAGCAAGCTGAGTAACTTCAGCAACCTCGATCCGCAGATGCTGAATAAACCGTTCGATCCGAATAACGACTACTCGATTCCCTATATCTGGGGGGCGACGGCCATCGGCGTCAATAGCGATGCTATCGACCCGAAAACTATCACCAGCTGGGCCGACCTGTGGAAACCGGAATATAAAAGCAGTCTGCTGCTGACCGACGACGCGCGCGAGGTGTTCCAGATGGCGCTGCGTAAACTGGGCTATTCCGGTAACACCACCAACCCGAAAGAGATTGAAGCCGCCTATAACGAGCTGAAAAAACTGATGCCCAACGTCGCGGCGTTTAACTCCGATAACCCGGCTAACCCATATATGGAAGGCGAAGTGAACCTCGGCATGGTATGGAACGGCTCGGCTTACGTCGCCCGCCAGGCCGGTACCCCGCTGGAAGTGATCTGGCCGAAAGAAGGCGGCATCTTCTGGATGGACAGCCTGTCGATCCCGGCGAATGCCAAAAACGTCGACGGCGCGCTGAAGCTAATTAACTTCCTGTTGCGCCCTGATGTCGCGAAACAGGTAGCCGAAACTATCGGTTATCCGACGCCGAATCTGGCCGCGCGCAAAATGCTCAGCCCGGCAGTGGCCAACGATAAATCGCTCTATCCGGACGCCGCAACCATTGAGAAAGGCGAATG is a genomic window containing:
- the potC gene encoding spermidine/putrescine ABC transporter permease PotC, which encodes MIGRLLRGGFMTAIYAYLYIPIIILIVNSFNRSRFGINWQGFTTDWYSLLMNNDSLLQAAQHSLTMAVLSATFATLIGSLTAVALYRYRFRGKPFVSGMLFVVMMSPDIVMAISLLVLFMLIGIQLGFWSLLFSHITFCLPFVVVTVFSRLKGFDVRMLEAAKDLGASEMTILRKIILPLALPAVAAGWLLSFTLSMDDVVVSSFVTGPGYEILPLKIYSMVKVGVSPEVNALATILLVLSLVMVIASQLIARDKTQGTLK
- the potB gene encoding spermidine/putrescine ABC transporter permease PotB, with the protein product MKNTSKFQNVVIATIVGWLVLFVFLPNLMIIATSFLTRDDANFVKLVFTLDNYSRLLDPLYYDVLLHSLNMALLATLACLALGYPFAWFLARLPQKVRPLLLFLLIVPFWTNSLIRIYGLKIFLSTKGYLNEFLLWLGVIDTPIRIMFTPSAVIIGLVYILLPFMVMPLYSSIEKLDRPLLEAAKDLGASKLQTFIRIIIPLTMPGIIAGCLLVMLPAMGLFYVSDLMGGAKNLLIGNVIKSQFLNIRDWPFGAATSITLTLVMGLMLLIYWRAARLLNKKVELE
- the potD gene encoding spermidine/putrescine ABC transporter substrate-binding protein PotD; the protein is MKKWSRHLLAAGALAIGMGAAHADDSKTLYFYNWTEYVPPGLLEQFTKETGIKVIYSTYESNETMYAKLKTYKDGAYDLVVPSTYFVDKMRKEGMLQKIDKSKLSNFSNLDPQMLNKPFDPNNDYSIPYIWGATAIGVNSDAIDPKTITSWADLWKPEYKSSLLLTDDAREVFQMALRKLGYSGNTTNPKEIEAAYNELKKLMPNVAAFNSDNPANPYMEGEVNLGMVWNGSAYVARQAGTPLEVIWPKEGGIFWMDSLSIPANAKNVDGALKLINFLLRPDVAKQVAETIGYPTPNLAARKMLSPAVANDKSLYPDAATIEKGEWQNDVGSASAIYEEYYQKLKAGR